One window from the genome of Cucumis melo cultivar AY chromosome 10, USDA_Cmelo_AY_1.0, whole genome shotgun sequence encodes:
- the LOC103500172 gene encoding protein MLP1 homolog, whose translation MSWLKLAVSKAVEVGNNNNLTRVVKNYADTVVHHAGQAVAEGAKILQDRIGARNFRSIKQTIQRLEEAAVSCRGPERAQLLKRWLVVLKEVKKLSNAPSEEKAKTLEQHLAFEDAKESPRKPAIVLYYDPDVGGEPMNFCDVFLQSQALEGITLSMILEAPNEEEVSLLLDMFGLCLVGGKEVHNAIVSSIQDLAKSFSSYEDEVLVKREELLQFAQSAISGLKISADLGRVDTELSNLKTKLEGMSGSPMSSNADSGPMSEETTIETIEALKAALSHIRMCSRVEGLLLKKKLLNNGDSPEIHAQKIDKLKVLSESLSNSSVKAEKRITDHRTQKEEALNVRFTKASESGEKEKELASEIAELERQRDDIEAQLKKVNISLAAAHARLRNMVEERDQFEEANNKIVAHLKTREDELLKSIASCKAESNVLNIWINFLEDTWNIQCLYRENKEKEVNDALEKHEGYFVNLAIDLLSAYKKELEPSISRIEKFVENLMNLRQRSEESTLESDESKVLSPTSNLEKEYLGYEAKIITTFSVVDNMKEQFLAQQAQVSRKDDSRVQELFNDIEKLREKFESIERPNLEMETPPPKPEKESREEVESSSVPQPPTEDNKNSKIETGKDPKLPAVKVEQTLDAAAELAKLESEFGKVSHDYSAEDIGEWEFDELEKELRSGDSKS comes from the exons ATGTCGTGGCTAAAATTGGCTGTGAGCAAAGCAGTGGAGGTTGGGAACAACAATAACCTCACTCGGGTCGTAAAAAATTATGCCGACACCGTCGTTCACCACGCCGGTCAGGCCGTTGCCGAGGGTGCCAAAATTCTCCAAGATCGCATT GGGGCACGGAATTTTAGAAGTATCAAGCAGACTATACAAAGATTGGAAGAAGCTGCTGTGTCTTGTAGGGGCCCTGAAAGAGCTCAACTGTTGAAAAGATGGTTGGTTGTGCTTAAAGAGGTTAAAAAATTATCTAACGCTCCCTCGGAGGAGAAAGCAAAGACCCTGGAGCAACATCTTGCTTTTGAAGATGCGAAGGAGAGCCCAAGAAAACCTGCTATT GTTTTGTATTACGATCCTGATGTTGGAGGGGAACCAATGAACTTTTGTGATGTTTTTCTTCAAAGTCAAGCTCTGGAGGGAATTACATTATCTATG ATTCTTGAAGCGCCAAATGAGGAAGAAGTGTCCCTTCTCCTGGACATGTTTGG ATTATGTCTAGTTGGGGGGAAGGAAGTTCATAATGCAATAGTTAGCAGCATACAAGATCTGGCGAAATCTTTTTCCAGCTATGAGGATGAAGTATTG GTGAAGCGGGAGGAATTGCTCCAATTTGCACAAAGTGCAATTTCAGGGTTGAAGATCAGCGCTGATCTTGGGAG GGTAGATACTGAATTATCCAATTTAAAGACAAAACTTGAAGGAATGTCAGGTTCCCCAATGTCATCCAATGCAGATTCTGGCCCGATGTCAGAAGAAACCACAATTGAAACAATCGAG GCATTGAAAGCAGCACTCTCACACATACGAATGTGTTCTAGAGTGGAAGGACTTCTGCTGAAGAAGAAATTATTAAACAATGGGGATTCTCCTGAAATCCATGCTCAGAAG ATTGATAAACTAAAAGTTTTGTCGGAGTCTCTTTCGAACTCCTCTGTGAAAGCTGAAAAGCGGATTACAGATCATAG AACACAAAAAGAGGAAGCCCTGAATGTTCGTTTTACCAAAGCAAGTGAATCTGGTGAAAAAGAGAAG GAACTAGCTTCAGAAATTGCAGAACTTGAAAGACAGAGAGACGATATTGAAGCTCAATTGAAAAAG GTGAATATCTCCTTGGCTGCTGCACATGCACGCCTTCGTAATATGGTGGAAGAGAGAGATCAGTTTGAGGAGGCCAACAACAAGATTGTCGCACATTTAAAGACAAGG GAAGATGAGCTGTTAAAATCCATTGCCTCGTGTAAGGCAGAATCAAATGTTTTGAATATTTGGATTAATTTTCTGGAAGATACGTGGAATATCCAATGCCTATATAGagaaaataaggaaaaggaGGTCAA TGATGCTTTGGAAAAACATGAAGGTTACTTTGTCAACTTGGCTATTGATCTTCTATCTGCTTATAAG AAAGAGTTGGAGCCATCAATCAGCCGTATTGAAAAATTTGTGGAGAATTTAATGAATTTGCGGCAGAG GTCGGAGGAATCCACACTGGAAAGTGATGAGTCAAAAGTTCTTAGCCCTACAAGTAATCTTGAAAAGGAATATCTAGGCTATGAAGCAAAG ATTATTACGACCTTCAGTGTTGTGGATAACATGAAAGAGCAGTTTTTGGCTCAGCAAGCTCAAGTTTCCAG GAAAGATGATTCTAGAGTTCAAGAGTTGTTTAATGATATTGAAAAACTCCGGGAAAAATTTGAATCTATCGAGAGACCCAATCTTGAAATGGAAACTCCACCTCCGAAACCTGAAAAGGAATCTAGAGAGGAGGTGGAAAGCAGTAGTGTTCCCCAACCTCCAACGGAAGACAACAAGAACTCAAAAATCGAAACTGGCAAGGATCCCAAACTACCCGCAGTTAAGGTAGAACAGACGCTAGATGCTGCAGCTGAGCTCGCGAAGCTGGAATCAGAATTCGGCAAAGTAAGTCACGACTACTCAGCAGAAGACATTGGTGAATGGGAGTTTGACGAGCTCGAGAAGGAGCTGAGGTCAGGTGACTCAAAGAGCTAA